A single genomic interval of Aureibacillus halotolerans harbors:
- a CDS encoding CocE/NonD family hydrolase encodes MVFNVRDEFLSIKESFPHKIREIKHVWVPMRDGTRLSARIWLPEDAEENPVPAILEYIPYRKDDFTALRDSIRHPYFAGHGYASVRVDIRGSGDSDGILYDEYLPQEQQDAADVLKWIAEQPWSTGEAGMIGKSWGGFNGLQVAATQPPELKAVITLCSTDDRYADDVHYKGGAILASDMLWWASTMFAYNARPADPLIVGDTWKQDWLKRLEETPPHVEEWVRHQRRDSYWKHGSINEDYSQVKTPIFAVGGWADGYTNAIPRMLEGLPGPKKGLIGPWAHEYPEVAVPGPNIGFSQECLRWWDHWLKGKDTGIMDEPMLRAWMQDSVPPKVDYDHRPGRWVAEQSWPSKNIEEKTYYLQAQLLADQASNESPITVASMQQHGLYAGVFCPFGQPGDLASDQRMENGFATIFTSKPLSTQMEILGAPKITVELESDKRVALLVARLCDVAPDGSSTRVSWGMLNLTHRNSHEHPEELAPGKRYTVTLQLNDIAHALPVGHSWQLAVSPTYWPHAWPSPEEATLTLYPGAETKLVLPTREPQAADKALPDFDVPETAPVLKKEVLRSERRNRHIDYDLIERKWVLDDYSDEGARKLSDNGLEYGSTNRNVYSINEGDPLSANVRCEWTLDVGRGEWQTHLKSVSTMTCDADYFYLSNEINAFEGDELVFTKTWPAKIPRDLG; translated from the coding sequence ATGGTATTTAACGTACGCGACGAATTTCTTTCAATTAAAGAATCCTTTCCCCACAAGATCAGAGAAATAAAACACGTCTGGGTCCCGATGAGAGATGGCACAAGACTGTCGGCCCGGATTTGGCTTCCAGAAGATGCTGAAGAAAACCCTGTACCTGCGATTCTCGAATACATTCCTTATCGGAAAGATGACTTCACCGCGTTACGTGACTCGATCCGTCATCCTTACTTTGCTGGGCATGGCTACGCTTCTGTTCGTGTTGATATTCGTGGAAGTGGTGACTCGGATGGCATCCTGTACGATGAATACCTCCCCCAGGAGCAACAGGATGCTGCTGATGTATTAAAGTGGATTGCAGAACAACCTTGGTCGACTGGTGAAGCAGGCATGATTGGAAAGTCATGGGGGGGATTCAACGGGTTGCAAGTAGCTGCCACTCAACCTCCTGAGCTTAAGGCAGTTATTACATTGTGCTCCACAGACGATCGATACGCCGATGATGTTCATTACAAAGGCGGCGCCATCCTTGCCTCTGACATGTTATGGTGGGCGTCGACGATGTTTGCATACAATGCACGTCCAGCTGATCCTTTGATTGTAGGAGATACATGGAAGCAGGACTGGCTCAAACGGCTTGAAGAAACACCTCCACATGTCGAAGAATGGGTCCGTCATCAACGCCGCGACAGCTACTGGAAGCATGGATCAATTAACGAAGATTACAGCCAAGTGAAAACGCCTATTTTTGCTGTTGGCGGATGGGCAGATGGATACACCAACGCCATTCCAAGGATGCTAGAAGGACTTCCGGGACCAAAAAAAGGCTTAATTGGTCCATGGGCGCATGAATACCCAGAGGTTGCTGTACCTGGACCAAACATTGGCTTTTCGCAGGAGTGCTTGCGCTGGTGGGATCACTGGCTTAAAGGGAAGGATACAGGCATTATGGACGAGCCTATGCTTCGAGCATGGATGCAGGACAGTGTGCCCCCTAAGGTTGATTATGATCATCGCCCTGGCCGTTGGGTCGCAGAACAATCGTGGCCTTCAAAGAACATTGAGGAAAAAACCTATTACTTACAGGCACAGTTGCTAGCCGATCAAGCAAGCAATGAGTCGCCGATAACCGTTGCTTCAATGCAGCAGCACGGCCTGTATGCTGGGGTCTTTTGCCCGTTTGGTCAGCCTGGAGACCTTGCCTCTGATCAACGCATGGAAAATGGGTTTGCCACGATTTTTACATCGAAGCCGTTATCGACGCAAATGGAAATTCTCGGAGCGCCAAAAATCACAGTTGAGCTAGAAAGCGACAAACGAGTGGCTTTGCTGGTGGCCCGCTTATGTGACGTTGCACCGGATGGCTCTTCAACAAGGGTAAGCTGGGGAATGCTGAATCTAACCCACCGAAACAGCCATGAACATCCTGAGGAGCTTGCTCCAGGAAAACGGTATACAGTAACACTTCAATTAAATGATATTGCGCATGCGTTGCCTGTTGGTCACTCATGGCAACTTGCTGTCTCTCCAACCTATTGGCCGCATGCATGGCCATCACCTGAAGAGGCCACGCTCACTCTTTATCCAGGAGCCGAGACAAAGCTCGTGCTTCCTACTCGTGAACCACAGGCAGCAGATAAGGCACTTCCAGACTTCGATGTTCCAGAAACGGCACCCGTCTTGAAAAAAGAGGTGCTCCGATCTGAACGTCGAAACCGCCACATCGACTACGATCTTATTGAGCGAAAATGGGTATTGGATGATTACTCTGATGAGGGAGCACGTAAGCTATCGGACAACGGACTTGAGTATGGAAGCACGAACCGTAATGTGTATTCCATTAATGAAGGTGATCCTCTTTCTGCAAACGTTCGCTGTGAATGGACCCTCGACGTTGGACGAGGTGAATGGCAAACACATTTGAAGAGCGTCAGCACGATGACATGTGATGCTGATTATTTTTATCTCTCCAATGAAATCAATGCCTTTGAAGGCGACGAGCTCGTGTTTACTAAAACATGGCCTGCAAAGATCCCCAGAGACCTTGGGTGA
- a CDS encoding response regulator transcription factor yields the protein MEKMSRILVVDDEERIRRLLKMYLERENYEIDEAEDGEQALELASHRNYDCILLDIMMPGMDGVEVCERIREKKATPIVLLTAKGEEANRVQGFESGADDYIVKPFSPREVVLRVKAILRRSSSTKFLHTDTQAKDVLVFPHLTIDHDAHRVTADGKEINLTPKEYELLYFMARTPDKVFDREQLLKEVWKYEFFGDLRTVDTHVKRLREKLSKMSTDAAKMIVTVWGVGYKFEVAGE from the coding sequence ATGGAGAAAATGTCTCGTATACTTGTTGTTGACGATGAGGAACGGATTCGCCGGCTGTTAAAAATGTATCTTGAGCGTGAGAATTATGAAATTGACGAAGCTGAAGATGGGGAACAAGCCTTGGAACTTGCCAGCCACCGGAATTACGATTGCATCCTGCTCGATATCATGATGCCAGGGATGGACGGTGTAGAGGTTTGTGAGAGAATCCGTGAAAAAAAGGCGACACCGATTGTGCTTTTGACCGCAAAAGGTGAGGAAGCCAATCGTGTACAAGGCTTTGAATCGGGGGCAGACGATTACATCGTAAAGCCTTTTTCTCCACGCGAGGTTGTACTCCGCGTGAAGGCGATTCTTCGCCGCTCAAGCTCCACAAAGTTTTTGCATACAGACACACAAGCGAAGGACGTGCTTGTCTTCCCCCACCTTACCATTGATCATGATGCCCACCGGGTGACTGCCGATGGCAAGGAAATCAATCTTACGCCAAAGGAATATGAGCTTCTTTATTTTATGGCCCGAACGCCAGATAAGGTGTTTGACCGGGAACAGTTGCTTAAGGAAGTGTGGAAATATGAATTTTTTGGTGACTTGCGTACAGTTGATACGCATGTGAAACGTTTGCGTGAAAAACTGTCGAAAATGTCAACAGATGCAGCAAAGATGATCGTGACAGTATGGGGTGTAGGGTATAAATTTGAGGTTGCAGGTGAGTAA
- a CDS encoding TetR/AcrR family transcriptional regulator, translating into MKNKELQKSRMWKYFVEATADIIREEGYDKVTIRKVADRAGYNSATIYNYFSEVSHLVFFASMMFLKEYTEDVAKTMEKVSKPIDKYLLAWECFCYHSFQKPKLFHAVFMMDLGDYPENMLEHYYAKFPRELVHFPEELIPTLMERNMSKRGRSALELALQAGEISDRNVDAINEVTILIWQGMFNNVLNHRTKYQPDIALKKTMRYITEIVRNEKVLLFNDETMEGK; encoded by the coding sequence ATGAAAAACAAAGAGCTGCAAAAAAGCCGTATGTGGAAATACTTTGTCGAGGCAACCGCAGATATCATTCGTGAGGAAGGGTACGACAAAGTGACGATCAGAAAAGTAGCTGATCGTGCGGGATATAATAGTGCTACCATTTACAATTATTTCTCAGAGGTTTCACATCTTGTCTTTTTTGCATCAATGATGTTTCTTAAGGAATACACTGAGGACGTTGCAAAAACGATGGAAAAAGTCTCAAAGCCTATTGATAAATATCTGCTGGCATGGGAATGCTTTTGTTACCATTCCTTTCAGAAGCCAAAATTATTCCATGCAGTATTTATGATGGACTTAGGGGATTACCCAGAAAACATGCTGGAGCATTACTATGCGAAGTTTCCACGTGAGCTTGTTCATTTTCCAGAAGAACTCATCCCTACACTGATGGAAAGAAATATGTCTAAGCGCGGGAGGTCTGCACTTGAACTTGCTCTTCAAGCAGGGGAAATTAGCGACCGAAATGTGGATGCCATCAATGAGGTCACAATACTCATTTGGCAAGGCATGTTTAACAATGTGCTGAACCATCGGACAAAGTATCAACCTGACATCGCGTTGAAAAAAACGATGCGGTACATTACGGAGATTGTTCGAAACGAGAAAGTACTACTTTTTAATGACGAAACGATGGAGGGAAAATAA
- a CDS encoding RNA polymerase sigma factor SigX has product MQALFEELYNKYHNDLFNFLYYMVKNKEQAEDLIQEVYIKVLHSYDSFEGKSSEKTWLFSIARHVAIDWMRKQGRRKEYSGDWFDLLSTEGALTAPDPQPEDQLLINEEKRKLYEGLNKCNEKHRSVLVLRYLQSMSIAETAAVLGWTESKVKTTQHRALKKLNQYMSQSFGKEGNFDEQTPLDR; this is encoded by the coding sequence TTGCAGGCGCTGTTCGAAGAGCTTTATAACAAATACCACAATGATCTCTTCAACTTTCTCTACTATATGGTGAAAAACAAAGAACAAGCTGAAGACCTCATTCAAGAGGTGTATATAAAAGTATTGCACTCGTATGATTCATTTGAAGGGAAGAGCTCTGAAAAAACATGGCTGTTTTCCATTGCTCGGCATGTGGCCATTGACTGGATGAGAAAGCAAGGGCGACGTAAAGAATATAGTGGAGACTGGTTTGATCTTCTGAGTACAGAAGGAGCGTTAACAGCACCAGACCCACAACCAGAGGACCAGCTACTGATTAATGAGGAGAAACGTAAGCTCTATGAAGGATTGAATAAATGCAACGAGAAACATCGAAGTGTTCTCGTTCTTCGTTATCTCCAGTCGATGTCTATTGCTGAAACAGCAGCGGTTTTAGGGTGGACAGAAAGCAAGGTTAAAACGACGCAACATAGAGCACTTAAAAAGCTGAACCAATACATGAGCCAATCTTTTGGAAAGGAGGGGAACTTTGATGAACAAACGCCGTTGGACCGATAA
- the serA gene encoding phosphoglycerate dehydrogenase has translation MVNILVSDAMSEEGLAPLLNADNVNVVQTNASEVDDLSQFDALLVRSQTKVDAQLIDKMTNLKIIARAGVGVDNIDIDAATSHGIVVINAPDGNTISTAEHTFAMIASLVRNIPQATSSIKAGNWKRSAFQGRELNNKTLGIVGMGRIGSEIAKRAKAFNMKVKAFDPFLAKQRAEKMGIESVSLEEILETCDIITVHTPLTKQTRGLINNDNLATTKKGVFLVNCARGGIIDESALANYLDKGHVAGVALDVFEVEPPEAHPLLAYEQVIATPHIAASTKEAQLNVATQVAEEVLHFFEGKPAQSSINLPALPKEVFERMEPFYNLTKTMGRFLSQCMKEPVKEVSITYGGDIADLETSVTTRALLVGFLQERVDTAVNEVNASMLAKQRDIQYGETITTETKGYSNLVEVKVRGEHTTFTLSGTYIKEYGMRIVNVNDFDIDFFPKGHLVYIHHNDQPGVIGQVGKILGKHEINIATMQVGRKSAGGEAIMMLSFDRALTENAVNDLSFITELDSLKNIEL, from the coding sequence ATGGTAAATATTTTAGTGTCTGATGCGATGAGTGAAGAAGGTCTTGCGCCGCTTTTAAATGCCGATAATGTCAACGTGGTGCAGACCAATGCATCTGAAGTAGATGACCTTTCACAATTTGACGCCTTGCTTGTACGTAGCCAAACGAAGGTTGACGCGCAATTGATTGACAAGATGACAAACTTGAAAATAATCGCCCGTGCTGGTGTTGGTGTCGACAATATTGATATTGATGCAGCAACGTCCCATGGTATTGTCGTGATCAATGCACCTGATGGAAACACCATCTCAACAGCCGAGCACACGTTTGCGATGATTGCCTCTCTCGTTCGAAACATTCCTCAGGCAACGTCGTCAATCAAAGCCGGCAACTGGAAACGCTCTGCCTTTCAAGGACGTGAATTAAACAATAAAACCCTTGGCATCGTTGGTATGGGACGTATCGGTTCTGAAATTGCCAAACGCGCTAAAGCCTTTAATATGAAGGTAAAAGCGTTTGACCCGTTCCTCGCAAAGCAACGCGCAGAAAAAATGGGCATTGAATCTGTATCATTGGAAGAAATTCTTGAAACATGCGACATTATTACAGTACATACACCTCTAACAAAGCAAACGAGAGGTTTGATTAACAATGATAATCTGGCAACGACGAAAAAAGGCGTTTTTCTCGTTAACTGTGCTCGTGGGGGCATTATTGACGAATCCGCTTTAGCGAACTACCTTGATAAAGGTCATGTTGCTGGTGTCGCTCTTGACGTATTTGAAGTAGAGCCTCCAGAGGCGCATCCTTTGCTTGCTTACGAACAAGTTATTGCGACGCCACATATTGCTGCCTCAACGAAGGAAGCTCAGCTTAACGTCGCCACACAAGTCGCAGAAGAAGTGCTCCACTTCTTTGAGGGCAAACCAGCGCAGTCATCTATTAATCTTCCAGCCCTACCTAAAGAAGTCTTTGAACGTATGGAACCTTTTTATAACCTGACAAAAACAATGGGTCGTTTTCTTTCTCAGTGCATGAAGGAGCCTGTGAAAGAAGTGTCCATTACTTATGGTGGGGATATTGCAGACCTTGAAACGTCTGTGACCACGCGTGCATTGCTTGTTGGCTTTTTACAGGAACGTGTAGATACGGCAGTAAACGAAGTCAATGCGTCAATGCTGGCTAAGCAACGTGACATTCAATATGGAGAGACCATTACAACGGAAACAAAAGGGTACTCCAATTTAGTTGAGGTGAAGGTTCGCGGGGAACACACCACCTTCACACTCTCTGGAACGTACATCAAAGAGTACGGCATGCGGATTGTTAATGTGAATGACTTTGATATTGACTTCTTCCCTAAAGGGCATCTTGTCTATATCCATCACAATGATCAGCCTGGCGTTATTGGCCAGGTGGGTAAAATCCTTGGAAAACATGAAATCAATATCGCTACCATGCAGGTTGGACGAAAAAGTGCCGGTGGAGAAGCCATTATGATGCTTTCCTTTGATCGGGCACTAACCGAAAATGCGGTAAATGACCTTTCCTTCATTACCGAACTTGATTCTCTGAAAAATATCGAACTGTAA
- a CDS encoding betaine/proline/choline family ABC transporter ATP-binding protein (Members of the family are the ATP-binding subunit of ABC transporters for substrates such as betaine, L-proline or other amino acids, choline, carnitine, etc. The substrate specificity is best determined from the substrate-binding subunit, rather than this subunit, as it interacts with the permease subunit and not with substrate directly.), producing the protein MLTFENVTKIYSGSKKAVSGLSLEIEKGEFICFIGPSGCGKTTSMKMVNRLIEPTEGRILIEGKDIMKQNRVQLRRDIGYVIQQIGLFPHMTISENITLVPKLLQWTKEKRRKRALELIKLVNLSEDFLDRYPQELSGGQQQRIGVLRALAANPPLILMDEPFGALDPITRDSLQEEFKHLQKQLGKTIVFVTHDMDEAIKLADRIVIMRDGEIVQVGTPDDILRHPANEFVESFIGKERLIQTKPEVQTVGQIMNKVPVTIHKGETLASAIAIMKQKRVDSLLVIGEDNTLEGYIDVEDIEENRKTSLLVQEVVETELYVVSEDSFIQDTIHKMLRRGTKYVPVVDANHRLTGIVTRATLADLVYDSIWGEETKQESE; encoded by the coding sequence ATGTTGACCTTTGAGAATGTAACGAAGATTTACAGTGGATCAAAAAAGGCTGTCAGTGGGCTTTCTCTCGAAATTGAGAAGGGAGAATTTATTTGTTTTATTGGGCCGAGTGGTTGTGGGAAAACGACGAGCATGAAAATGGTCAATCGCTTGATCGAACCAACAGAAGGACGCATTTTGATTGAAGGCAAAGACATTATGAAGCAAAACCGTGTCCAGCTCCGCAGAGATATTGGCTATGTGATTCAACAAATTGGTCTATTTCCGCATATGACGATCAGTGAAAACATTACCCTCGTCCCAAAATTACTTCAATGGACAAAGGAAAAACGGCGTAAGCGTGCGTTGGAGCTCATCAAACTGGTGAATTTATCAGAGGATTTTCTCGATCGGTATCCGCAAGAGTTAAGTGGTGGACAGCAACAGCGCATTGGCGTGCTGCGAGCACTTGCTGCAAACCCCCCGTTAATTCTTATGGACGAGCCTTTTGGAGCGCTTGATCCGATTACGAGAGACAGCTTACAAGAAGAATTTAAACACCTGCAAAAGCAGCTGGGTAAAACAATTGTTTTTGTTACGCATGACATGGATGAGGCTATTAAGCTCGCTGATCGCATTGTCATTATGCGCGACGGAGAAATTGTTCAAGTAGGCACACCAGATGACATTTTGCGCCATCCTGCCAACGAATTTGTGGAGTCCTTTATTGGCAAAGAACGCCTTATTCAAACGAAGCCAGAAGTGCAAACAGTAGGGCAAATCATGAACAAAGTCCCCGTTACGATTCATAAAGGAGAGACGCTAGCAAGCGCCATCGCGATTATGAAGCAAAAACGTGTTGACTCACTCCTCGTCATTGGCGAAGACAATACGCTTGAAGGCTATATCGACGTTGAGGATATTGAAGAAAATCGAAAAACCTCCCTGCTCGTTCAAGAGGTGGTCGAAACGGAACTTTACGTAGTGAGTGAGGACAGTTTTATTCAAGATACCATTCATAAGATGCTGAGGAGAGGCACGAAATATGTACCTGTCGTTGACGCAAACCATCGGTTAACTGGAATTGTGACGAGGGCGACATTGGCTGACCTTGTGTACGACTCCATTTGGGGAGAAGAGACGAAACAAGAAAGTGAATGA
- a CDS encoding ABC transporter permease codes for MDALLQFFNEQGYTLLFKTWEHLFISLVAVLMGIVVAVPLGIVLTRLQRAAETVIRLVSIIQTFPSLAILAFFIPLLGVGKLPAIVALFFYSMLPILRNTYIGIKETDKNLLEAGRGMGMTSQQLIFGIELPLAVPVIMAGIRVSTVYLIGWATLASFVGAGGLGDFIFDGLNLYKPELILAGAIPSTLLALLADWMLGRLETKLTPRMKSKAQELA; via the coding sequence TTGGACGCCTTACTACAATTTTTTAATGAGCAGGGCTATACTCTGCTGTTTAAAACATGGGAGCATTTGTTTATCTCGCTTGTGGCCGTATTGATGGGAATTGTTGTCGCAGTGCCTTTAGGCATTGTGCTTACAAGACTTCAACGTGCTGCCGAAACCGTTATTCGGCTTGTCAGCATTATTCAAACGTTTCCAAGCTTAGCGATCCTAGCCTTTTTTATTCCGCTTTTAGGAGTGGGCAAGCTTCCGGCAATCGTCGCTTTGTTTTTTTATTCAATGCTACCTATATTACGAAATACCTATATTGGCATTAAAGAGACCGACAAAAACTTGCTAGAAGCAGGGCGCGGTATGGGCATGACAAGTCAGCAATTAATTTTTGGGATCGAATTGCCTCTTGCTGTCCCAGTAATCATGGCCGGGATACGAGTGTCCACAGTGTATTTGATCGGTTGGGCGACATTGGCTTCTTTTGTAGGTGCAGGTGGATTAGGCGATTTTATCTTTGACGGACTGAATTTATATAAGCCGGAATTAATTTTAGCAGGCGCCATTCCATCGACGTTACTAGCCTTGCTTGCTGACTGGATGTTAGGACGCCTTGAAACAAAACTTACGCCACGAATGAAAAGCAAAGCACAAGAGCTTGCATAG
- a CDS encoding osmoprotectant ABC transporter substrate-binding protein, giving the protein MRTYVTRALLCALTALLLSGCALPGLSGSSKNTVKIASATTSETQTLSYIQKYMIEHYTDLNVEIISNLGSSIVLHQAMINGDVDISSARYTGTDINGALGMELVKDPEEAMDIVQREFKKRFNQKWYDTYGFSNTYILAVRQEVADEHQLKTVSDLASLAPNYRFGVDNSWINREGIGYDEFVNAYGFEFGNVYPMQIGLVYTALASGNMDAVLAYSTDARLKNFNLATLKDDKKFFPPYDASPVATFAILEKHPELDTILQKLVGKFSTEKIVELNYKANIELIEPSVVAKEFLEEHNYFEDE; this is encoded by the coding sequence ATGAGAACGTATGTAACGCGTGCATTGCTGTGCGCACTAACAGCCCTCCTATTATCAGGCTGTGCCTTGCCAGGGTTAAGTGGGTCATCTAAAAACACAGTGAAGATTGCTTCAGCCACGACGTCAGAGACCCAAACATTAAGTTATATTCAAAAATATATGATTGAACATTATACGGATCTGAATGTTGAGATCATCAGTAACTTAGGGTCTTCGATCGTGTTGCATCAAGCGATGATTAACGGCGATGTTGATATTTCTTCCGCCCGTTATACGGGGACTGATATAAATGGAGCGCTTGGGATGGAACTTGTAAAAGATCCTGAGGAAGCGATGGACATTGTCCAACGGGAATTTAAGAAAAGGTTTAATCAAAAATGGTACGATACGTACGGGTTTAGTAACACGTATATTCTTGCGGTTCGCCAAGAGGTGGCCGACGAGCATCAACTAAAGACTGTGTCTGATTTAGCTTCACTGGCGCCGAATTATCGATTTGGGGTCGACAATAGCTGGATTAATCGTGAAGGCATCGGGTACGATGAGTTCGTAAATGCTTATGGCTTTGAGTTTGGGAATGTGTATCCAATGCAAATTGGCTTAGTGTATACCGCCCTTGCCAGTGGAAATATGGATGCCGTACTCGCATACTCAACGGACGCTAGGCTCAAAAATTTTAATCTTGCTACGTTAAAAGACGACAAAAAATTCTTCCCGCCCTATGATGCATCACCAGTTGCGACGTTCGCGATTTTAGAAAAACACCCCGAACTTGATACGATTTTGCAAAAGCTCGTAGGCAAGTTTAGTACAGAAAAAATTGTTGAACTAAATTACAAAGCGAATATTGAATTAATAGAACCAAGCGTGGTTGCGAAGGAATTCTTGGAAGAACACAATTATTTTGAGGATGAGTAA
- a CDS encoding ATP-binding protein, producing the protein MIWRSVVGKVWLTIILLVAFVLLILTVLLLQFFHEYQVEEAQKDLTQSAAKVVRILDSHEDLEIGRSIAFEVADETTGVIIVGNEERYWMSDKTDFGSFSIEDIMKNNTLSAAMTTERTVSETTWIPNEQEDSEAVMIVGVPATVLNGEQGAVYVYQSLNLIQRTTEETTRIVLLSAGIAIILTTVFAFFLSTRITAPLRKMREAAFQVAKGEFNTKVPILTHDEIGELALAFNRMGRELHFNLTALNQEKEQLTSILSSMVDGVMTINRDGDILVTNPPAKRFLQMLSEEKNQSELPPAVSELFASAVQRERNETTELTVQGRTWVIIMAPLYDGTYVRGAVAVLRDMTDERKLDKLRTDFIANVSHELRTPISLLQGYSEAIVDDVAADEQEMREIGKIIYEESLRMGRLVNELLDMARIEAGYIELSIQNIDLRVYLDRILYKFLTLASEKEVSLRTDLHLSVERFPLDEDRMEQVLTNLLDNAIRHTEAGGDVTMSVQSTTNDLTLRIIDSGHGIPEDDLPFVFERFYKADKARTRGKGGTGLGLAISKNLVEAHGGSLSVHSVEHEGTIFTIVLPFREFDTEQ; encoded by the coding sequence ATGATTTGGCGAAGTGTCGTCGGAAAAGTATGGCTCACCATCATCCTGCTTGTCGCCTTTGTATTGCTTATCCTGACGGTGCTGCTTCTGCAATTTTTCCATGAGTATCAAGTGGAAGAAGCTCAAAAGGACCTCACACAGTCCGCCGCAAAGGTTGTACGTATTTTAGACAGCCATGAGGATTTAGAGATTGGGCGTTCTATCGCCTTTGAGGTCGCAGATGAGACGACAGGTGTTATTATCGTCGGCAATGAAGAACGATATTGGATGTCGGATAAAACGGATTTTGGTTCCTTTTCTATCGAGGATATCATGAAGAACAATACATTGAGTGCTGCCATGACAACTGAGCGTACAGTGTCTGAAACAACGTGGATTCCAAATGAACAAGAGGATTCCGAGGCAGTGATGATTGTCGGTGTTCCTGCGACTGTGCTGAACGGCGAGCAAGGTGCTGTCTATGTCTATCAATCGCTGAATTTAATTCAGCGGACGACGGAGGAAACGACTCGCATTGTATTGTTGAGCGCGGGGATAGCGATCATCCTAACGACTGTTTTCGCCTTCTTTTTATCGACCAGAATCACGGCACCGCTTCGAAAAATGCGAGAAGCAGCGTTTCAAGTGGCCAAGGGTGAATTTAATACGAAGGTGCCGATATTGACGCATGATGAGATTGGGGAGCTTGCCTTAGCGTTTAACCGCATGGGCCGTGAACTTCACTTTAACCTTACGGCGTTAAATCAGGAAAAGGAACAGCTCACAAGTATTTTAAGTAGTATGGTGGACGGGGTTATGACGATTAATCGAGATGGTGATATTCTTGTCACAAATCCACCAGCTAAACGATTTCTGCAAATGCTCTCAGAGGAGAAAAACCAAAGTGAACTTCCTCCGGCTGTGTCTGAACTATTTGCCAGCGCAGTACAAAGAGAAAGAAACGAAACGACAGAATTAACCGTCCAAGGTAGGACATGGGTCATCATTATGGCACCGCTTTATGACGGTACATATGTAAGAGGTGCTGTCGCTGTGCTCCGGGATATGACGGACGAACGAAAACTGGACAAACTACGGACGGATTTTATTGCCAACGTCTCGCATGAATTGCGCACACCGATTTCCTTACTTCAAGGATATAGTGAAGCCATCGTTGATGATGTCGCTGCAGATGAACAGGAAATGCGTGAGATCGGGAAAATTATTTATGAAGAATCTCTTCGAATGGGCAGGCTCGTAAATGAGCTCCTCGATATGGCTCGGATTGAGGCAGGGTACATCGAACTTAGCATTCAGAACATTGATCTTCGCGTCTATTTAGATCGTATTTTGTACAAATTCCTTACGCTCGCAAGTGAAAAAGAAGTCTCGTTGCGAACAGACCTCCATCTGTCGGTAGAACGTTTCCCGCTAGATGAAGACCGTATGGAGCAGGTGCTTACAAATTTATTAGACAACGCTATCCGGCATACAGAAGCTGGTGGCGATGTGACGATGAGTGTCCAATCGACCACCAACGACCTAACACTCCGCATCATTGATTCGGGTCATGGCATTCCCGAAGATGATTTGCCTTTTGTCTTTGAACGCTTTTATAAAGCGGATAAAGCGCGTACGCGTGGCAAAGGAGGAACGGGATTAGGGCTTGCTATTTCAAAAAACCTAGTCGAGGCTCATGGTGGAAGTCTGTCAGTTCATAGTGTTGAGCATGAAGGAACGATATTTACAATCGTTCTCCCTTTTCGAGAGTTCGATACTGAACAATAA